From Hyphomicrobiales bacterium 4NK60-0047b, the proteins below share one genomic window:
- a CDS encoding TolC family outer membrane protein produces the protein MNKALGSAYDYNPTLRAERARLRATDEGVAQARAGYRPNVTLDGQVGSQDSTTRPRSLTDGRVSPYGYSVTLSQPLFRGFRTVNGIRQAKSNVLAGRANLRNVEQTVLLDAVASFMNVVREVAVLRLRQNNLSVLTRQLKATQDRFSVGEVTTTDVAQARARRSAAVSAVNLARANLKTARAEYQRIIGHRPGRLGRPGTISKYLPRSQSEAIDWGLAENPAIESAVFLEKAARQNVRVIEGERLPEVSLEAQYSQNFDSSPFTDERNVGSITARARVPLYQGGAVYSRIRQAKQVVLQRRAELTQARVQVRSSVISAYGQLEAARAQIEANQVAVRANRTALSGVREEEKVGQRTVLDVLDAEQDFLDSQVNLVTSQRDVVVAEYNLLVAMGRLSVATLPVSTVIYDPVENFSRVDRKWRGGDINDPELDRRGIFLTEGVFDRRSSLK, from the coding sequence ATGAATAAGGCACTTGGTTCTGCCTATGATTATAATCCGACTTTACGTGCTGAACGGGCGCGTCTTCGTGCTACTGACGAGGGGGTTGCGCAGGCGCGAGCTGGTTATCGTCCGAATGTAACTCTTGATGGTCAGGTTGGGTCGCAAGATTCCACAACTCGGCCTCGTTCTCTTACTGATGGTCGTGTCTCTCCTTATGGGTATTCTGTGACTTTGTCTCAACCTCTTTTTAGAGGGTTTCGGACAGTGAATGGTATTCGTCAGGCAAAATCTAATGTTTTGGCAGGCCGAGCTAATTTGAGAAATGTTGAACAAACTGTGCTTCTTGATGCGGTTGCTAGTTTTATGAACGTGGTTCGCGAAGTTGCGGTTTTGCGTCTTCGCCAAAACAATCTTTCTGTGCTAACGCGCCAATTGAAGGCGACCCAGGATCGTTTCTCTGTGGGGGAAGTGACGACCACTGACGTAGCGCAAGCAAGAGCACGGCGTAGTGCAGCTGTTTCGGCTGTGAATTTGGCGCGTGCGAATTTAAAAACAGCGCGAGCTGAATATCAGCGGATTATTGGTCATAGGCCTGGTCGCTTGGGGCGCCCTGGTACTATAAGCAAATATCTACCGCGTTCTCAGTCTGAAGCGATTGATTGGGGCTTGGCAGAGAACCCCGCGATTGAGTCTGCTGTGTTTTTAGAAAAGGCCGCGCGGCAAAATGTTCGAGTGATTGAAGGTGAGCGTTTGCCTGAAGTTAGCCTTGAGGCACAATATTCGCAAAACTTTGATAGCTCTCCGTTTACAGATGAGCGTAATGTGGGATCGATTACAGCAAGAGCGCGAGTGCCGCTTTATCAAGGTGGTGCTGTTTATTCGCGCATTCGGCAAGCTAAGCAAGTTGTATTGCAGCGCCGGGCTGAGTTAACTCAGGCTCGGGTTCAGGTTCGTTCGTCTGTGATTTCAGCGTACGGTCAGCTTGAAGCCGCACGGGCGCAAATTGAGGCCAATCAAGTGGCTGTTCGTGCAAACAGAACGGCTCTTTCCGGGGTGAGGGAAGAGGAAAAAGTTGGTCAGCGGACTGTTCTTGACGTTTTGGATGCTGAGCAGGATTTTCTGGATAGCCAAGTGAATTTAGTGACATCTCAACGTGATGTTGTAGTTGCTGAATATAATTTGCTGGTGGCAATGGGGCGGCTTTCAGTTGCGACGTTGCCTGTATCAACAGTTATTTACGATCCTGTGGAGAACTTCTCTCGTGTTGATAGGAAGTGGCGCGGAGGGGATATAAACGACCCTGAACTGGATAGACGTGGCATCTTTTTAACTGAAGGTGTGTTTGACCGTCGTTCTTCTTTAAAATAA
- a CDS encoding protein-L-isoaspartate O-methyltransferase, with protein MTNFSDLRRNMVDCQLRPNDITSLRILEAMDQVPRELFVPEAQQTTSYADREIQLVSRNESKGPRSMLTPMALGSLLEIADIEPTDFILDVGCLTGYSSAVLAHLAESVVAVEAVPEMVKKATDILNDLEIVNVAVVEGSLSQGQANQGPYDVILVNGAVEQVPTALTDQLKDGGRLVTVVIENGYGRAERFVRTGGVVSSVSLRDLSAPVLSDFSLVPEFSL; from the coding sequence ATGACAAATTTTTCTGATTTAAGACGTAATATGGTTGATTGTCAGCTGCGTCCCAATGACATTACAAGTTTGCGGATTTTGGAAGCGATGGATCAGGTGCCACGTGAGCTATTTGTTCCGGAAGCTCAGCAAACCACATCTTATGCGGATCGTGAGATCCAACTGGTCAGTAGAAATGAGAGTAAGGGGCCGCGATCTATGTTAACGCCGATGGCGTTAGGTTCACTCTTAGAGATTGCTGATATTGAACCAACGGATTTTATTTTGGATGTTGGTTGTCTTACTGGTTATTCATCTGCAGTGCTCGCGCATTTAGCTGAATCTGTTGTGGCTGTGGAAGCAGTGCCCGAAATGGTGAAAAAGGCGACTGATATTCTTAATGATCTGGAAATTGTGAATGTTGCTGTTGTTGAGGGGAGTTTATCTCAGGGGCAAGCAAACCAAGGTCCGTATGATGTGATTTTGGTCAATGGGGCTGTTGAACAGGTTCCTACAGCTTTGACGGACCAATTAAAAGATGGTGGCCGCTTGGTGACTGTTGTCATTGAGAATGGATATGGGCGGGCTGAGCGCTTTGTTCGTACTGGTGGTGTTGTTTCTTCTGTTAGTCTTAGAGATTTGTCAGCCCCTGTTCTTTCTGATTTTTCATTGGTTCCTGAATTTTCACTGTAA
- the dinB gene encoding DNA polymerase IV, whose product MSIRKPETPEQLYLDFDGFFASVEQQADPKLQGKPVGVIPFDTTDFTCVIACSKEAKKRGVKNVMPIREAKKRCHDLILVPQKPDLYRRAHNTLINEIMAITPIEAIKSIDELTCKLDKYNRQQPNLVAANIKKRIHDHIGPHITCSIGLAANRQLAKIACKMDKPNGTTIWHPKDMPGPLEDIPFEDIPGIGGRMRNRLYQAGIFNTKALLQTSPKQMRALWRNVTGERIWYALHGYDVKAQPSKRGMFGHSRVLPPENRSQKEAKACARLLLVKAARRMRRENYYASKLWLHFSLKFPKKYQHEKLRRSYGNDLSFPPCQDDQAILKGFHQLWDETTPYLPKEARILKVGVALYQLETANSRQLDLFYNEDKARQKWEKVNSAIDTLNSKYSKTIVSIGPWQPPAGGYAGGKISYVRVPGAEDFW is encoded by the coding sequence ATGAGCATAAGAAAACCAGAAACCCCCGAACAATTATACCTGGACTTTGACGGCTTTTTTGCTTCAGTTGAGCAACAAGCTGACCCAAAGCTGCAGGGCAAACCCGTTGGCGTCATTCCCTTTGACACAACAGATTTCACCTGCGTCATCGCCTGCTCAAAAGAAGCTAAGAAGCGCGGCGTCAAAAATGTCATGCCAATCAGGGAAGCCAAGAAGAGATGTCATGACCTCATCCTTGTGCCTCAAAAACCCGATCTATACAGACGTGCCCACAACACATTAATCAACGAAATCATGGCAATCACCCCAATAGAGGCCATCAAATCGATTGATGAGCTCACCTGCAAACTAGATAAATACAACAGACAACAACCAAACCTTGTTGCCGCCAATATAAAAAAACGCATCCACGACCATATCGGCCCTCACATCACTTGTTCAATAGGCCTTGCCGCAAACCGGCAATTAGCCAAAATCGCCTGCAAAATGGACAAACCAAATGGCACCACCATCTGGCACCCCAAAGACATGCCCGGCCCTCTTGAAGACATCCCCTTTGAAGACATCCCCGGTATCGGCGGGCGCATGCGAAATCGCCTCTATCAAGCGGGTATCTTCAACACCAAAGCCCTCTTGCAAACAAGCCCTAAACAAATGCGCGCTCTTTGGCGTAATGTCACAGGCGAGCGCATATGGTATGCCCTGCATGGTTATGATGTAAAAGCCCAGCCCAGCAAACGCGGCATGTTCGGCCACAGCCGCGTTTTGCCGCCTGAAAACCGCTCGCAAAAAGAAGCAAAAGCCTGCGCCCGGCTCTTGCTTGTCAAAGCCGCCAGACGTATGCGCCGTGAAAACTATTACGCCAGTAAATTATGGCTGCACTTCTCTCTAAAATTTCCAAAAAAATACCAACACGAAAAACTGCGAAGAAGCTATGGCAACGATCTCAGCTTCCCTCCCTGCCAGGATGATCAAGCCATTCTCAAAGGCTTTCATCAACTCTGGGACGAGACAACACCTTACTTACCAAAAGAAGCACGCATCTTAAAAGTTGGTGTCGCTCTCTATCAATTAGAAACAGCCAATAGCCGGCAACTCGACCTATTCTACAATGAAGATAAAGCCCGGCAAAAATGGGAAAAAGTAAATTCAGCCATTGATACACTCAATTCAAAATACAGCAAAACCATCGTCAGCATCGGCCCCTGGCAGCCCCCCGCTGGCGGTTATGCCGGAGGAAAAATTTCATATGTAAGAGTGCCCGGAGCAGAAGACTTTTGGTAA